Proteins encoded within one genomic window of Polypterus senegalus isolate Bchr_013 chromosome 6, ASM1683550v1, whole genome shotgun sequence:
- the aurkaip1 gene encoding aurora kinase A-interacting protein, whose protein sequence is MFGVRIASRLTGCLRHTGQLAGTYTASASHSFSLGKSRAYNSTKTGTGSRPQLWVTLEPDLDDALVPRKMAVSPLESWLSLHYTLPRLDSPSAGPITVQLPERNNGVPNLNPLVQENTVNWQISDSGSRWSSEAEEILEEELNRPVPLVCKNVLEIRRRKMNRHKYKKLLKRTKFLRRKVNEGRRKRKQHRFEKELKRVWKKAGLKNAPEGWHTPKIYVRQGKSD, encoded by the exons ATGTTTGGGGTGAGAATAGCGTCTAGACTGACGG GCTGTCTGCGGCACACAGGGCAGTTAGCCGGCACTTACACAGCGTCAGCTAGCCATTCTTTCAGCCTGGGTAAAAGCCGGGCATATAATAGCACAAAAACTGGAACGGGATCTCGTCCTCAGCTTTGGGTGACTCTTGAGCCTGACCTTGACGATGCTCTTGTGCCGAGAAAAATGGCAGTGTCGCCGCTGGAGAGCTGGCTTTCCCTGCATTATACCCTTCCCCGGCTAGACAGCCCCAGCGCTGGCCCTATTACGGTACAACTGCCAGAAAGGAACAATGGGGTTCCAAATCTCAACCCTCTTGTCCAGGAGAACACAGTGAACTGGCAGATCTCAGATAGTGGCTCCCGGTGGTCTTCTGAAGCAGAGGAGATTTTGGAGGAAGAATTGAACAGGCCGGTGCCCCTAGTCTGCAAGAACGTGCTAGAGATCCGACGGCGAAAGATGAATCggcacaaatataaaaaattactGAAGAGAACCAAGTTTCTACGACGCAAAGTAAATGAAGGGCGCAGGAAAAGAAAGCAG cATCGTTTTGAGAAAGAGCTGAAACGTGTATGGAAGAAAGCGGGGCTCAAGAATGCTCCTGAAGGATGGCACACTCCCAAGATTTATGTCAGACAGGGCAAGTCTGACTGA